One stretch of Saccharopolyspora erythraea DNA includes these proteins:
- a CDS encoding MFS transporter — translation MKTWRLIRSFPVAVQVLLVNQLGVNTGFYLLIPYLSGYLGHDLGMSAAVVGIVLGVRNLSQQGLFLLGGSAADRLGARGVIVAGCALRAVGFGLFAFGPSVPVLVLASVLSGLAGALFNPAVRAYLAQEAGDRRAEAFSLFNIFANTGALLGPLLGSALIAVGFQLSAMVAALIFAGLTVAQVVVLPVRRVERAATSVLGDWRVVLTDRRFLAFTAALTGMFALQNQLYLVLPMEAARLTGSSAPVAVIFLVSTVATLALQVRITQRYQRRWSRGRSIAVGMAVMGAAFAVTALAAVLVPAGNAGDGPGATALRLLPVLVTAFGLAVGLMLAQPFVNELIPSFGRETLSGTYFGVFYLASGLIAAGGNALVGWAMDAAAWLPSALCVLIGLTSAAAVILLERKGILDPGAPGRCGGSRTGADGCRDESKTRSSEPESRPRAATS, via the coding sequence GTGAAGACCTGGCGCCTGATCCGCAGCTTCCCGGTCGCGGTGCAGGTCCTGCTGGTCAACCAGCTCGGCGTGAACACCGGCTTCTACCTGCTCATCCCGTACCTGTCCGGTTACCTCGGGCACGACCTCGGGATGTCGGCGGCCGTCGTCGGCATCGTCCTGGGCGTGCGGAACCTCAGCCAGCAGGGCCTGTTCCTGCTCGGCGGCTCGGCCGCCGACCGCCTCGGGGCCAGAGGTGTCATCGTCGCCGGTTGCGCGCTGCGCGCGGTCGGTTTCGGACTCTTCGCGTTCGGGCCGTCGGTGCCGGTGCTGGTGCTGGCGTCGGTGCTGAGCGGCCTCGCCGGAGCGCTGTTCAACCCCGCGGTGCGCGCCTACCTCGCGCAGGAGGCAGGCGACCGGCGGGCGGAGGCGTTCTCGCTGTTCAACATCTTCGCCAACACCGGGGCGCTGCTCGGCCCGCTGCTCGGCAGCGCGCTGATCGCGGTCGGTTTCCAGCTTTCGGCGATGGTCGCGGCGCTGATCTTCGCGGGGCTGACGGTGGCGCAGGTCGTGGTGCTGCCGGTGCGCCGGGTCGAACGGGCGGCGACATCGGTGCTGGGCGACTGGCGCGTGGTGCTCACCGACCGGCGCTTCCTCGCCTTCACCGCGGCGCTGACCGGCATGTTCGCCCTGCAGAACCAGCTCTACCTGGTGCTGCCGATGGAGGCGGCGCGACTCACCGGCTCTTCCGCGCCGGTGGCGGTGATCTTCCTGGTCTCGACGGTCGCCACGCTCGCGCTCCAGGTGCGCATCACCCAGCGGTACCAGCGGCGGTGGTCCCGCGGGCGTTCGATCGCCGTGGGCATGGCGGTCATGGGCGCGGCGTTCGCCGTCACCGCGCTGGCTGCGGTGCTGGTCCCGGCCGGCAACGCCGGCGACGGTCCGGGCGCGACGGCGCTGCGGCTGCTGCCGGTCCTGGTCACGGCGTTCGGCCTGGCGGTGGGGCTGATGCTCGCTCAGCCCTTCGTCAACGAGCTGATCCCGTCGTTCGGCCGGGAAACGCTGTCGGGCACCTACTTCGGGGTGTTCTACCTGGCGTCGGGACTGATCGCCGCCGGCGGCAACGCGCTCGTCGGCTGGGCGATGGACGCGGCCGCGTGGCTGCCTTCAGCGCTGTGCGTGCTGATCGGGCTGACCTCGGCGGCAGCGGTGATCTTGTTGGAACGCAAGGGAATTCTCGACCCGGGCGCGCCGGGGCGGTGCGGGGGAAGCAGAACAGGAGCAGACGGGTGTCGCGACGAGTCCAAGACCAGGAGCAGCGAGCCGGAGTCCAGGCCGCGAGCAGCAACTTCCTGA
- a CDS encoding dipeptide epimerase, with product MKFRWTAGNLRLREPFRISRSVMHERGAVTLEIEHDGVVGFGEVVTSVFYDLDVARIEALLESNRDVVEGTSDPESLLGSLPDGPLSADAPGVLAAIDAALHDLVAKLRGVAVHELVGAPRPERVPTARTIGITSLEKSAETAESLAAHGFELIKVKVGADEQPELERIAAIRRAAPDARLLLDPNGAWEPEQAVRMLEAAWEHGVEAVEQPIAAGTPHLLAEVARRSPVPVIADEDAAGLDDVRALGDSVRGVNVKLAKCGGIRAAMRIVEAARDRGVEVMFGCLVASSLGIAPAVHLAGLARWVDLDGHLLLAHDPWTGIGGEDGVLRVVGQAGLCVRKAGET from the coding sequence GTGAAGTTCCGCTGGACTGCTGGGAACCTGCGGCTCCGCGAGCCGTTCCGCATCTCGCGCTCGGTCATGCACGAGCGGGGCGCGGTCACCCTGGAGATCGAGCACGACGGCGTCGTCGGCTTCGGTGAGGTCGTCACGAGCGTCTTCTACGACCTCGACGTGGCACGCATCGAAGCGCTGCTCGAGTCGAACCGGGACGTCGTCGAAGGGACCTCCGACCCGGAAAGCCTGCTCGGGTCGTTGCCGGACGGTCCGCTCTCGGCGGACGCCCCCGGGGTGCTGGCCGCGATCGACGCCGCGCTGCACGACCTCGTCGCGAAGCTCCGCGGTGTCGCGGTGCACGAACTGGTCGGTGCGCCGCGCCCCGAACGCGTCCCGACAGCCCGCACCATCGGCATCACCTCGCTGGAGAAGTCCGCCGAGACCGCGGAATCGCTGGCAGCGCACGGATTCGAGCTGATCAAGGTCAAGGTCGGTGCCGACGAGCAGCCGGAGCTGGAACGGATCGCCGCGATCCGGCGGGCCGCACCGGACGCGCGCCTGCTGCTGGATCCCAACGGCGCCTGGGAACCGGAACAGGCGGTCCGGATGCTCGAAGCCGCCTGGGAGCACGGCGTCGAAGCGGTAGAGCAGCCGATCGCGGCCGGGACACCGCACCTGCTCGCCGAGGTGGCACGGCGGTCACCGGTCCCGGTAATCGCCGACGAGGACGCCGCCGGGCTCGACGACGTGCGCGCGCTGGGCGACTCGGTGCGGGGCGTCAACGTCAAGCTGGCCAAGTGCGGCGGCATCCGCGCCGCGATGCGGATCGTCGAAGCCGCACGCGACCGCGGCGTCGAGGTGATGTTCGGGTGCCTGGTCGCGAGCTCCCTCGGCATCGCGCCCGCGGTGCACCTCGCGGGCCTGGCCCGCTGGGTCGACCTCGACGGCCACCTGCTGCTCGCCCACGACCCGTGGACGGGGATCGGCGGCGAGGACGGCGTCCTTCGCGTGGTCGGCCAGGCCGGCTTATGCGTGCGGAAGGCGGGGGAGACGTGA
- a CDS encoding PLP-dependent cysteine synthase family protein produces the protein MTVRIEERVPTGNPDLLALLPDTPLARITTPLPQPHPGFWAKLECVSVGGMKARAALSMLAGARDRAELRPGAPVVESTSGTLGLGLAFAGQALGHPVVLVVDRELEAGMRALLRAHGARIEVVDRPHPVGGWQQARLDRVRELCRELPGAYWPDQYNNPDNPAGYAALGEEIVHQLGAADVLVCSVGSGGHSAGTIRALRRHWPSIRLVGVDTVGSTIFGQPARPRVMRGLGSSIHPRNVDYAQFDEVHWVGPAEAVQACRTLAEHSFVSGGWSTGAVALVSAWVARVEAGARVVTVFPDGPHRYLHTIFDDDFCRARGLIDTPVATRPVEIAHPGLDEVDGWARCRAVLDPLSLVEVPA, from the coding sequence TTGACTGTTCGGATCGAGGAGCGGGTGCCGACCGGCAACCCCGACCTCCTCGCGCTGCTGCCGGACACCCCGCTGGCCCGCATCACCACGCCGCTCCCGCAGCCGCACCCCGGTTTCTGGGCGAAGCTGGAGTGCGTCAGCGTCGGCGGGATGAAGGCGCGTGCCGCGCTGTCGATGCTGGCCGGTGCACGCGACCGGGCGGAGCTGCGGCCGGGCGCGCCGGTGGTGGAGTCGACCAGCGGAACGCTCGGGCTCGGGCTCGCCTTCGCCGGGCAGGCACTGGGCCATCCGGTGGTTCTGGTCGTCGACCGGGAGCTGGAAGCGGGCATGCGGGCGCTGCTGCGGGCCCACGGCGCCCGCATCGAGGTCGTCGACCGTCCGCACCCGGTGGGCGGCTGGCAGCAGGCGCGGCTGGACCGGGTGCGGGAGCTGTGCCGCGAGCTGCCCGGCGCTTACTGGCCGGACCAGTACAACAACCCCGACAACCCGGCCGGCTACGCCGCGCTGGGCGAGGAGATCGTCCACCAGCTCGGCGCGGCCGACGTGCTGGTGTGCAGCGTCGGCTCCGGCGGGCACAGCGCCGGCACGATCCGGGCGCTGCGCAGGCACTGGCCGTCGATCCGCCTGGTCGGAGTGGACACCGTCGGGTCGACGATCTTCGGCCAGCCCGCGCGGCCCCGGGTGATGCGCGGGCTCGGCAGCAGCATCCACCCGCGCAACGTCGACTACGCGCAGTTCGACGAGGTGCACTGGGTCGGGCCGGCCGAGGCGGTGCAGGCGTGCCGGACGCTGGCCGAGCACTCGTTCGTCAGCGGCGGCTGGAGCACCGGTGCGGTCGCGCTGGTCTCGGCGTGGGTGGCGCGGGTCGAGGCGGGCGCGCGGGTTGTCACGGTCTTCCCGGACGGCCCGCACCGCTACCTGCACACGATCTTCGACGACGACTTCTGCCGGGCGCGCGGGCTCATCGACACTCCTGTCGCCACCCGGCCGGTGGAGATCGCGCACCCGGGGCTGGACGAGGTCGATGGCTGGGCGCGGTGCCGCGCGGTTCTCGACCCGCTGTCCCTCGTGGAGGTGCCGGCGTGA
- a CDS encoding Rossmann-like domain-containing protein, producing MNTALGGNAVANAESGTGPGEPGAPRVESLDDLVRLVLDGRISPAIADATTSLGFLTQQGVRHASRECSYRNHVLSLRVEDAVGSCAVEPGELAEEVVLDCVGTPVRELLHHPSAAVRTAALDAFLMWTGPHARRAEEVVIGRGNSLHKSVQRARSVVGLIPGKPERVLVVGVVNSLLQQLRERGCGYVPCDRKGGVTEWGEPIATDANAALDGCDAVLASGMVVGNGTFQPLLEHARATGKPFVLFAQTASAVLPWFIGSGVTAVSAEPYPFFWLDGGPTSIYRYSV from the coding sequence GTGAACACCGCACTCGGAGGAAATGCCGTCGCGAACGCCGAATCCGGAACCGGACCGGGCGAACCTGGAGCTCCGCGCGTCGAATCGCTCGACGACCTCGTCCGCCTGGTCCTGGATGGACGGATCTCGCCCGCGATCGCCGACGCCACCACCAGCCTCGGGTTCCTCACCCAGCAAGGGGTCCGGCACGCCTCACGCGAGTGCTCGTACCGCAACCACGTACTTAGCCTGCGCGTCGAGGACGCGGTGGGATCGTGCGCGGTGGAGCCGGGCGAGCTGGCCGAAGAGGTCGTGCTCGACTGCGTCGGCACCCCGGTCCGGGAACTGCTGCACCACCCGAGCGCTGCGGTGCGCACGGCGGCGCTCGACGCGTTCCTGATGTGGACCGGGCCGCACGCGCGCCGGGCCGAAGAGGTCGTGATCGGGCGCGGGAACTCCCTGCACAAGTCCGTGCAGCGGGCCAGGTCCGTCGTCGGGCTCATCCCCGGCAAACCGGAGCGCGTGCTCGTCGTCGGCGTGGTCAACTCCCTGCTCCAGCAGTTGCGGGAGCGCGGCTGCGGGTACGTGCCGTGCGACCGCAAGGGCGGCGTGACCGAATGGGGCGAGCCGATCGCCACCGACGCCAACGCCGCGCTCGACGGCTGCGACGCGGTGCTCGCCTCGGGCATGGTCGTCGGAAACGGGACCTTCCAGCCGCTGCTGGAGCACGCGCGGGCGACGGGCAAGCCGTTCGTGCTGTTCGCGCAGACGGCCAGCGCCGTGCTGCCGTGGTTCATCGGCTCCGGCGTCACCGCGGTCTCCGCCGAGCCCTACCCGTTCTTCTGGCTCGACGGCGGGCCGACCTCGATCTACCGCTACTCGGTGTAG
- a CDS encoding ATP-grasp domain-containing protein, translating to MGHLLMVESWVGAMSALLPRGIRESGHRFSFITRDMHHYLRSSPVPGAHPLLGAENLLTTETNDIAALAEHVARLQPVLGFDGVLTSCDYYLPAVAHIAARLGLPGAPPEAVERACSKDLTRRALREAGVPGPAFALADSAGGLEEAAAALGYPLVLKPVDLCAGMFVRKVTDDVELRDAYAALRQFPVNARGQRRNPLVLLEELLTGPEVSVETVTFRGRTSVIGVTDKSIAGAPWFVETGHMFPAALDLDTEHAVVETAVAAVEALGLDNVVGHTELKLTPDGPRIVEVNPRPAGNQITELVRRVTGVDLAAAYAQVALGEEPALERAETGAGSAAISFLLPPKEGVIGEVAGIQELAGADGVVDWKFKSSGHRSGPATSNNNYLGHVMVTAPDPGRARERAEALVGGLDVRYAEEVPT from the coding sequence GTGGGCCACCTGCTGATGGTCGAGAGCTGGGTAGGCGCGATGAGCGCACTGCTTCCCCGGGGCATCCGGGAATCCGGGCACCGGTTCAGCTTCATCACCCGAGACATGCACCACTACCTGCGATCCAGTCCGGTGCCGGGGGCGCACCCGCTGCTGGGGGCGGAGAACCTGCTCACCACCGAGACCAACGACATCGCGGCGCTGGCCGAGCACGTCGCGCGGTTGCAGCCGGTGCTCGGGTTCGACGGGGTGCTGACCTCGTGCGACTACTACCTCCCCGCGGTCGCGCACATCGCGGCCCGGCTGGGGCTGCCCGGCGCGCCGCCGGAGGCGGTGGAACGCGCGTGCAGCAAGGACCTCACCCGGCGCGCGCTGCGCGAAGCGGGTGTGCCCGGTCCGGCGTTCGCGCTGGCCGACAGCGCCGGCGGACTGGAGGAGGCCGCCGCCGCGCTGGGCTACCCGCTCGTGCTCAAGCCCGTCGACCTGTGCGCGGGGATGTTCGTGCGCAAGGTCACCGACGACGTGGAGCTGCGCGACGCCTACGCCGCCCTCCGGCAGTTCCCGGTCAATGCCCGCGGGCAGCGGCGCAATCCGCTGGTGCTGCTGGAAGAACTGCTCACCGGCCCGGAGGTGAGCGTCGAGACGGTGACCTTCCGGGGCCGGACGTCGGTCATCGGCGTGACGGACAAGAGCATCGCCGGGGCGCCGTGGTTCGTCGAGACCGGGCACATGTTCCCGGCGGCGCTGGACCTCGACACCGAGCACGCGGTCGTGGAGACCGCCGTCGCGGCGGTCGAGGCGCTCGGCCTGGACAACGTCGTCGGGCACACGGAGCTCAAGCTCACCCCGGACGGCCCGCGAATCGTCGAGGTCAACCCGAGGCCGGCGGGCAACCAGATCACCGAGCTGGTCCGGCGGGTGACCGGGGTCGACCTGGCCGCCGCCTACGCGCAGGTGGCGCTCGGTGAGGAGCCCGCGCTGGAACGAGCGGAGACCGGGGCGGGCAGCGCGGCGATCTCGTTCCTGCTGCCGCCGAAGGAAGGCGTGATCGGCGAGGTCGCCGGCATCCAGGAGCTCGCCGGGGCCGACGGCGTCGTGGACTGGAAGTTCAAGTCCTCCGGTCACCGCTCGGGTCCCGCGACCAGCAACAACAACTACCTGGGCCACGTGATGGTGACCGCGCCGGACCCGGGGCGTGCCAGGGAGCGGGCGGAGGCGCTGGTCGGCGGCCTGGACGTGCGCTACGCCGAGGAAGTGCCCACGTGA
- a CDS encoding alpha/beta hydrolase — MTALRLCLTTALATSLLAAGPPAAAQPHFGPCPPGVASSDDNPAEAPVECATVDVPLDYGAPDGRTLPVAISRIRATGTPQEYRGALLVNPGGPGGSGLGYAAEKRAKLPEPVQRSFDVIGFDPRGVGRSAPVDCGPAGGLFQHPAPDPVPTDPASEHAYLGQLRHLAGDCARNVGEVLPHIGTANTARDMDVIRGALGQRELNFLGVSYGTYLGAAYAAQFPERTGRMVLDSVVSPDAWHDFDVQQGFAMIEQRDVLFRWIAANPSLGLGATPEEVRAGYTEARARLGAHPAAGGVGPAEFDRFVYRTLSRTERWEPFARALSAFLASGDASGFEPAEPEGDPESRNYEAALRTVKCADSVRTSADEVVRDVRALRAADPQPVLTGLEATTCAFWPAPRETARLGSPAMPPVMLTQAAHDPTTPPAGARRMQRVLPGSRMVTLDDSYSHGVFASQRNACVDDAAAAYLVSGRLPREDVECAGGGLPQVAG, encoded by the coding sequence GTGACCGCTCTGCGCCTCTGCCTCACCACCGCACTCGCGACGTCCCTGCTCGCCGCCGGCCCGCCGGCCGCCGCGCAACCGCACTTCGGCCCCTGTCCACCAGGCGTCGCAAGCAGCGATGACAACCCCGCCGAAGCTCCGGTCGAATGCGCGACCGTCGACGTCCCGCTCGACTACGGCGCCCCGGACGGGCGAACACTGCCGGTGGCGATCTCCCGCATCCGCGCCACCGGCACGCCGCAGGAGTACAGGGGCGCTCTGCTGGTGAACCCGGGCGGGCCGGGCGGTTCCGGACTCGGCTACGCGGCGGAAAAGCGGGCCAAGTTACCCGAGCCGGTCCAGCGCTCCTTCGACGTCATCGGCTTCGACCCGCGCGGAGTGGGTCGAAGCGCACCCGTCGACTGCGGTCCCGCGGGCGGGCTTTTCCAGCACCCCGCGCCCGATCCGGTGCCCACCGACCCGGCGAGCGAGCACGCCTACCTCGGGCAGTTGCGGCACCTCGCCGGCGACTGCGCGCGCAACGTCGGTGAAGTCCTGCCGCACATCGGCACCGCGAACACCGCACGGGACATGGACGTCATCCGCGGCGCGCTGGGGCAGCGGGAGCTGAACTTCCTCGGCGTTTCCTACGGCACGTACCTGGGCGCCGCCTACGCGGCGCAGTTCCCCGAACGGACCGGCCGGATGGTGCTCGACAGCGTCGTGAGCCCCGACGCCTGGCACGACTTCGACGTCCAGCAGGGTTTCGCGATGATCGAGCAGCGCGACGTGCTGTTCCGCTGGATCGCCGCGAACCCGTCGCTCGGGCTGGGTGCCACACCGGAAGAGGTGCGGGCCGGCTACACCGAGGCGCGAGCCCGTCTCGGCGCGCATCCGGCGGCGGGCGGCGTCGGGCCCGCCGAGTTCGACCGGTTCGTGTACCGGACGCTCTCCCGCACCGAGCGGTGGGAACCGTTCGCCCGAGCGTTGAGCGCTTTCCTCGCCTCCGGCGACGCGTCCGGGTTCGAACCCGCCGAGCCGGAAGGCGATCCGGAGTCCCGCAACTACGAAGCGGCGCTGCGGACCGTCAAATGCGCCGACAGCGTCCGGACGAGCGCGGACGAGGTCGTCCGCGACGTCCGCGCGCTGCGCGCGGCAGACCCCCAGCCCGTCCTCACCGGACTCGAAGCGACGACGTGCGCATTCTGGCCCGCGCCAAGGGAAACCGCCCGCCTCGGCAGCCCCGCGATGCCCCCGGTCATGCTCACCCAGGCCGCGCACGACCCCACCACACCGCCGGCCGGTGCTCGACGGATGCAGCGGGTGCTGCCCGGTTCGCGGATGGTCACGCTGGACGACAGCTACTCCCACGGCGTGTTCGCCAGCCAGCGCAACGCCTGCGTCGACGACGCCGCCGCGGCCTACCTCGTGAGCGGACGGCTGCCGCGCGAGGACGTCGAGTGCGCCGGCGGCGGGCTACCGCAGGTCGCGGGGTGA
- a CDS encoding lytic polysaccharide monooxygenase — translation MNLRRKAAAAATLGGLSVVATLLAPQAAFAHGDMQAPAGRAYTCFLEGAETPQSEGCKGVVAENGTAPIYDWMSNRIGDANGRHQELIPNGKLCSANNPQYSGFDKPATAWPTTQLKTGDVTFDFKATAKHKGYFDLYITKDGWDPSQPLGWDDLEAQPFMHVENPPDTAEGYSLAGKVPEGKTGQHVIYTIWQRTDSPEAFYSCSDVVFGQQGTARTEQLEAAKPADATPAAAHDHGSHATGGSHESHGSHAGHQPAPAAPAPAPAAQSPSLWERFVGMFG, via the coding sequence GTGAACCTGCGCCGCAAGGCTGCTGCCGCCGCCACCCTCGGTGGACTGTCCGTCGTCGCCACGTTGCTCGCCCCGCAGGCGGCGTTCGCCCACGGGGACATGCAGGCCCCCGCCGGGCGGGCCTACACCTGCTTCCTCGAAGGTGCCGAAACCCCGCAGTCCGAGGGCTGCAAGGGCGTCGTCGCCGAGAACGGCACCGCGCCGATCTACGACTGGATGAGCAACCGGATCGGCGACGCGAACGGCAGGCACCAGGAGCTGATCCCCAACGGCAAGCTGTGCAGCGCCAACAACCCGCAGTACTCGGGCTTCGACAAGCCCGCGACCGCGTGGCCGACCACCCAGCTCAAGACCGGTGACGTCACCTTCGACTTCAAGGCGACGGCCAAGCACAAGGGCTACTTCGACCTCTACATCACCAAGGACGGCTGGGACCCGTCGCAGCCGCTCGGCTGGGACGACCTCGAAGCCCAGCCCTTCATGCACGTCGAGAACCCGCCGGACACCGCGGAGGGCTACTCCCTGGCGGGCAAGGTGCCGGAAGGCAAGACGGGCCAGCACGTGATCTACACGATCTGGCAGCGCACCGACAGCCCGGAGGCGTTCTACTCCTGCTCGGACGTCGTCTTCGGGCAGCAGGGCACCGCGCGGACCGAACAGCTCGAAGCCGCGAAGCCCGCCGACGCCACCCCCGCGGCCGCCCACGACCACGGGTCGCACGCGACGGGCGGATCGCACGAGTCGCACGGATCGCACGCGGGGCACCAGCCCGCGCCCGCTGCCCCGGCGCCCGCCCCGGCCGCGCAGTCGCCGAGCCTGTGGGAGCGGTTCGTCGGCATGTTCGGCTGA
- a CDS encoding solute symporter family protein → MIAANPVLNISIFGVFVLITLFVVYRASSMGTTSDYYAAGGGFNGAQNGIALSGDFLSAASFLGIAGAIAVYGYDGFLYSIGFLVGWLVNLLLVAELTRNTGRFTMGDVLSFRMRQRPVRAASAVSTIVISLAYMIAQMAGAGGLVALLLDVHSSGGQAVVITVVGFVMVAYVLVGGMKGTTWVQIIKAAMLMLCVLLITLFLLGKFGFSLTSLLQQAAEKNPLGERIFDPGAQYGENAMTKLDFVSLSLALVLGVAGLPHVLMRFYTVPDARQARRSVVWATCTMALFYICTLVIGYGAGAISGTEAILAAPGGQNSAAPLLAYRVGGTVLLGVIAAVAFATILAVVAGLTLTASASFAHDVYANILRGGRADPDSEVRVARVTAVVIGAAAIGGGIMVNGQNIAFLVALAFAFAASANLSTLLFSLFWRRFNTRGTLWGIYGGLGSCLLLVIFSPVVSGSPDSIAPGVDFAWFPLSNPGIVSIPVSFLCGYVGTLLGGGQVSRRRSAEMEVRSITGIGAG, encoded by the coding sequence GTGATCGCGGCCAACCCGGTGCTCAACATCAGCATCTTCGGCGTGTTCGTGCTGATCACCCTGTTCGTGGTCTACCGGGCCAGCAGCATGGGCACCACGTCGGACTACTACGCCGCGGGCGGCGGTTTCAACGGCGCGCAGAACGGCATCGCGCTCTCCGGCGACTTCCTGTCGGCGGCGTCCTTCCTGGGCATCGCGGGGGCGATCGCGGTGTACGGCTACGACGGGTTCCTGTACTCCATCGGGTTCCTCGTCGGCTGGCTGGTGAACCTGCTGCTGGTGGCCGAGCTCACGCGCAACACCGGCCGGTTCACCATGGGCGACGTGCTCAGCTTCCGGATGCGGCAGCGTCCGGTGCGGGCCGCCTCCGCGGTGTCGACCATCGTGATCTCGCTGGCGTACATGATCGCGCAGATGGCGGGCGCGGGCGGGCTGGTGGCGCTGCTGCTCGACGTGCACAGCAGCGGTGGCCAGGCCGTCGTGATCACCGTCGTCGGCTTCGTCATGGTCGCCTACGTGCTGGTCGGCGGCATGAAGGGCACGACGTGGGTGCAGATCATCAAGGCCGCGATGCTGATGCTGTGCGTCCTGCTGATCACGCTGTTCCTGCTCGGCAAGTTCGGGTTCAGCCTGACCTCGCTGCTCCAGCAGGCCGCGGAGAAGAACCCGCTGGGTGAGCGGATCTTCGATCCGGGGGCGCAGTACGGCGAGAACGCCATGACGAAGCTGGACTTCGTCTCGCTGTCCCTGGCGCTCGTGCTCGGCGTCGCCGGGCTGCCGCACGTGCTGATGCGCTTCTACACCGTGCCCGACGCCAGGCAGGCCCGGCGTTCGGTGGTGTGGGCGACCTGCACGATGGCGTTGTTCTACATCTGCACGCTCGTCATCGGCTACGGCGCGGGTGCGATCAGCGGTACCGAGGCGATCCTCGCCGCACCTGGCGGGCAGAACTCGGCGGCACCGCTGCTGGCCTACCGGGTGGGCGGCACGGTGCTGCTCGGCGTCATCGCCGCGGTCGCCTTCGCCACGATCCTGGCGGTGGTCGCCGGCCTGACGCTGACGGCGTCGGCTTCGTTCGCCCACGACGTCTACGCCAACATCCTGCGCGGCGGGAGGGCCGACCCCGACTCGGAGGTGCGGGTCGCGCGGGTGACCGCGGTCGTGATCGGTGCGGCCGCGATCGGGGGCGGCATCATGGTCAACGGGCAGAACATCGCGTTCCTGGTGGCGCTGGCGTTCGCGTTCGCGGCCTCGGCGAACCTCTCGACGCTGCTGTTCTCGCTGTTCTGGCGGCGGTTCAACACCCGGGGCACGCTCTGGGGCATCTACGGCGGTCTTGGTTCGTGCCTGCTGCTGGTGATCTTCTCGCCGGTGGTGTCGGGCTCGCCGGACTCGATCGCGCCCGGGGTGGACTTCGCGTGGTTCCCGCTCAGCAACCCGGGAATCGTCTCCATCCCGGTCTCGTTCCTGTGCGGCTACGTCGGCACCCTGCTCGGTGGCGGGCAGGTGAGCAGGCGCCGGTCGGCGGAGATGGAGGTCCGGTCGATCACCGGAATCGGCGCCGGCTGA
- a CDS encoding DUF485 domain-containing protein, with amino-acid sequence MPHPPQSPPPTRSAGGRRPATFGAIEQTSVAPGPAAPPDFVDIAESPDFLELRYRLRAFVFPMSVLFLVWYLGYVVLAAYFPGFMSIRLAGVINVGLVMGIGQFASTLLITALYVRFAVRELDPRIAELRDRHLGGDPL; translated from the coding sequence ATGCCCCATCCACCCCAGTCCCCGCCGCCGACGAGATCCGCGGGCGGGAGACGACCTGCCACCTTCGGTGCGATCGAACAGACCTCGGTGGCGCCTGGCCCGGCGGCCCCGCCGGACTTCGTCGACATCGCCGAGAGCCCGGACTTCCTCGAACTGCGTTACCGGCTGCGCGCGTTCGTCTTCCCGATGAGCGTGCTGTTCTTGGTCTGGTACCTCGGTTACGTCGTGCTGGCCGCCTACTTCCCGGGCTTCATGTCGATCCGGCTGGCAGGCGTGATCAACGTGGGGCTGGTCATGGGCATCGGCCAGTTCGCCTCGACGCTGCTGATCACCGCGCTCTACGTGCGCTTCGCGGTCCGCGAGCTCGATCCGCGGATCGCCGAGCTGCGCGACCGCCACCTCGGAGGTGATCCGCTGTGA